TTTGCCGGGCGTTGGACCCCGGTCGGCGCAACGCATGACGTTTGCGCTGCTGCAGCACGATCGCGGCGGCGCACACCGCCTGGCACGGGCGCTGCAGACAGCCGCCGAATCGGTGGGGGAGTGCCGGCTCTGTCGCAATCTCACCGAGGCGGATCTCTGTCCGCTCTGCGCGAGCGATCGGCGTGATCCCGGGGTGCTGTGTATTGTCGAAAACCCCTCCGACGTCCAGGCGCTCGAGGACGCCACCGACTATGGCGGGCTGTATTTCGTGCTCGGGGGGCGTCTATCGCCCCTCGACGGCATCGGCCCCGGAGAACTCGGCCTCGAGGGGCTGGAGGCACGACTTGCTACCGGGGAGATCCGCGAGATCATCCTGGCGGTCAGTCCCACGGTCGAGGGCGAGGCAACCGCCCAGTATCTCGCCGGCATGGCGGCCGATGCCGGTGTCGAAATCGCCCGTATTGCCCACGGCGTCCCCCTGGGGGGTGATCTGGACTACGTCGATGCCGGAACGCTCTCTCACGCCTTTGCCGGTCGCTCGCAATATCGTTGATTTTTATTGACCGCCCCGGTCAGATTTTCAACAAATCGGTTGACCCCCTG
The Spiribacter vilamensis DNA segment above includes these coding regions:
- the recR gene encoding recombination mediator RecR → MAYSPAVRELMESLRCLPGVGPRSAQRMTFALLQHDRGGAHRLARALQTAAESVGECRLCRNLTEADLCPLCASDRRDPGVLCIVENPSDVQALEDATDYGGLYFVLGGRLSPLDGIGPGELGLEGLEARLATGEIREIILAVSPTVEGEATAQYLAGMAADAGVEIARIAHGVPLGGDLDYVDAGTLSHAFAGRSQYR